In Notamacropus eugenii isolate mMacEug1 chromosome 1, mMacEug1.pri_v2, whole genome shotgun sequence, one genomic interval encodes:
- the LOC140514606 gene encoding olfactory receptor 13A1-like — translation MNNHTFVTEFILKGFTDIPQFQVLCFVLFLFLYIVALIGNSLIGAAISLNSGLHTPMYFFLVNLALLDVICTCTAVPKLLQILGGEDNTISFRGCMTQLYFLTWSVAAELLLFTAMAYDRYVAICQPLHYSKMMSREVCVSLAVAVWGISAFGATTNTSLLLRLSFCGPNVIDHFLCEIPALLPLSCSSTYLNDVMTIVADIFFAVLNFLLTMLSYGLIILSIMAIQTTEGKKRAFSTCSSHLIIVTMYYSTVIYVYLSPGSSYSPDKGKIMAVLYSTVSPTLNPLIYTLRNKDVKRALRKLFVLLKRK, via the coding sequence ATGAATAATCACACTTTTGTGACAGAATTCATCCTAAAGGGATTCACTGATATCCCTCAGTTTCAGGTTCTATgttttgtccttttcctcttcctctacaTAGTAGCTCTTATTGGAAATTCTCTCATTGGGGCTGCTATCAGCCTGAATTCTGGGCTTCACACTCCAATGTACTTCTTCCTGGTCAACTTGGCTTTGTTAGATGTCATCTGCACATGCACTGCTGTACCCAAGTTGCTACAGATTCTGGGGGGAGAAGACAATACCATTTCTTTTAGGGGGTGTATGACTCAATTGTACTTTCTGACTTGGTCTGTGGCTGCTGAGCTTTTGCTCTTCACTGCCATGGCTTATGATCGGTATGTAGCAATCTGCCAGCCACTGCATTACAGCAAGATGATGAGCAGAGAAGTTTGTGTCTCCTTGGCTGTGGCTGTGTGGGGGATCAGCGCATTTGGTGCCACAACAAACACCAGTCTCTTGTTGAGGTTGTCATTCTGTGGTCCCAATGTGATCGATCATTTTCTCTGTGAGATCCCTGCTCTATTACCACTCTCTTGCTCATCCACATATTTGAATGATGTCATGACCATCGTGGCTGACATATTCTTTGCTGTTCTGAATTTCCTACTCACCATGCTGTCTTATGGCCTCATCATTCTCAGCATCATGGCAATCCAGACCACAGAGGGCAAAAAGAGAGCATTTTCCACCTGTTCCTCTCACCTCATCATAGTGACCATGTACTACTCCACTGTAATCTATGTCTACCTAAGCCCAGGCTCCAGCTACTCCCCTGACAAGGGCAAAATCATGGCTGTGCTTTACTCTACAGTGAGTCCCACCTTGAATCCTCTTATCTACACTTTGAGGAATAAGGATGTCAAAAGGGCCCTCAGGAAACTATTTGTCCTTCTCAAGAGGAAATGA